In a single window of the Nodularia sp. LEGE 06071 genome:
- the glpK gene encoding glycerol kinase GlpK — protein sequence MQTFGNTTRSSSYILALDLGTTGNRAFVFNVEGKIIGQAYKELTQYYPQPGWLEHDPEEIWRDTCWVMQTAIKNAQVTPSEIAALGLTVQRETCLIWDKTTGKPLHPAIVWQDRRTSAVCHQLQAQGYAEEISDRTGLVIDAYFSATKLRWLLDHCTGVDRKNILAGTIDTWILWNLTGGKVHATDHSNASRTMLMNLSTGAWDQTLLELLQIPAEILPQILPSLGKFGVTDPALLGTEIPITAILGDQQASLFGHGCDRPGLMKCTYGTGSFLVAHTGSNIVRSQRQLISTVAWTQAQNGNKLDMGYALEGSMFTSGACVQWLRDGIKLIKTAAETEVMANQVTDTNKVYFVPAFSGLGAPYWDMSARGAFLGITASVQPQHLVRAVLEAIAYQVLEVVQAINASSDTPMQQLTVDGGACENNFLMQFQADILGIPVERPRMRDTTVQGAAFAAGLAVGFWHDYTALVSQRQIDRIFEPGKGQHQAQANFAMWQQAVKRTLAWGE from the coding sequence ATGCAGACATTCGGCAATACTACTCGATCATCGAGTTACATCTTAGCATTGGACTTAGGTACGACAGGTAACCGCGCTTTTGTATTTAACGTAGAAGGGAAGATTATTGGGCAAGCATACAAGGAACTGACTCAGTATTATCCTCAGCCGGGATGGTTAGAACACGACCCTGAAGAAATCTGGCGGGATACCTGCTGGGTGATGCAAACCGCTATTAAAAATGCTCAAGTTACACCATCGGAAATTGCGGCATTGGGGCTAACTGTGCAGAGGGAAACTTGCTTAATTTGGGACAAAACGACTGGGAAGCCATTACACCCAGCGATAGTATGGCAAGACCGCCGCACTTCTGCTGTTTGCCATCAGTTGCAAGCGCAAGGCTACGCTGAAGAAATTTCCGATCGCACTGGCTTAGTTATTGATGCTTATTTCTCGGCTACTAAGTTGAGATGGCTATTAGACCATTGTACTGGAGTTGACCGCAAAAATATCTTAGCTGGGACAATTGATACTTGGATATTGTGGAATCTTACAGGGGGAAAAGTTCACGCCACCGACCACAGCAACGCCAGCCGGACAATGCTGATGAATTTGTCTACTGGTGCATGGGATCAGACACTTCTCGAATTATTACAGATTCCGGCTGAGATTCTGCCCCAGATTCTGCCCAGTTTAGGTAAATTTGGCGTTACTGATCCGGCTTTGCTAGGCACTGAAATTCCGATCACTGCCATTTTGGGAGACCAGCAAGCGTCCCTATTTGGTCATGGATGCGATCGCCCCGGTTTAATGAAATGCACCTATGGTACTGGTAGTTTTTTAGTGGCTCACACTGGCTCAAATATTGTTCGTTCTCAGCGGCAACTAATTTCTACAGTGGCATGGACGCAAGCCCAAAATGGTAATAAGTTAGATATGGGTTATGCCTTGGAAGGCAGTATGTTTACCAGTGGTGCTTGTGTTCAATGGTTACGTGATGGCATCAAATTAATTAAAACTGCCGCCGAAACTGAAGTCATGGCTAATCAGGTGACAGATACAAATAAAGTCTACTTTGTGCCGGCTTTTAGTGGACTAGGCGCGCCCTACTGGGATATGAGCGCTAGAGGAGCTTTCCTTGGGATTACCGCCAGTGTACAACCCCAGCATTTAGTTCGTGCAGTTCTAGAAGCGATCGCCTACCAAGTTCTAGAAGTAGTCCAGGCAATCAATGCCTCTTCTGATACTCCCATGCAGCAGCTAACTGTAGATGGTGGTGCTTGCGAGAACAATTTTCTCATGCAGTTTCAGGCAGATATCTTGGGAATTCCCGTAGAACGCCCCAGGATGCGCGACACCACTGTACAAGGTGCCGCCTTTGCCGCAGGTTTAGCTGTGGGATTTTGGCATGACTATACAGCATTAGTCAGTCAAAGGCAAATAGACCGCATCTTTGAACCAGGCAAAGGCCAGCATCAAGCACAAGCCAACTTCGCTATGTGGCAACAAGCAGTTAAACGGACTCTGGCTTGGGGAGAATAG